The genomic stretch TTTTAATAAGATATTTAACATGAGTCCCAAGCAATGGCTGAAAGAAAGGAGATTAAAAGAAGCCTATTATTTAATTAAAAATAAACAAAAACGGCCTTCTGATATTTATCTGGATCTGGGATTTGAAAATCTCTCTCATTTTTATTATTCATTTAAACAGAAATTTGGAGTGACCACTACAGAAATATAAGATAAAAAACAATTTGTAACATACAGAAATTCATTAAACTAAGAGATGCTGGGCAGCACAAAGAAGCAAAAACATGAATTATTTAGGGAATGAGAGCTTTAGTTGCCATAAAAATTGAATATTTTTCACAATCGCCACCAATGCAGGAATTAAAACTATTCGTGAATTCGTGGCGATTTTATCTTCAGGTAATTTAAGGAATTATATTTTCAGAACGTAGCCTTTCAAATACTTCTGTAAAAGAATCTTCTGTAGTTTTATAGGCGGTGAAGCCTAGTTTCCTGCTTTTGGCCATGTCACACATCACTTCAAGAGGCCTTCCAAGGTCTAAATCTGTATGCCAGGCTGAAGATAAACGGGCTAAACTGTTCTTTTTCAGACTATACTTTTCAGCAATAGCTTGCCAAATTTCGTGATCATTTTCCAGTTGTGTTTCAAGAGGTCTTATTGTACCATGAAAACCTTCGCTTTCTATACCAAACCAATCTGCCAGCCTTTTCCAAAGCCATTTCCATCGGAAGATATCACCGTTTGTAATGTTGAAAGCCTGATCTTTTGCAGCTTCTGTGGTAGAGGCCCAAACCAACTGTTTAGCCAGAATTCTGGCATCTGTAATGTCTGAAATTCCATTCCATTGTGCTTCAGAACCGGGCCAGATGAATTTCCTTCCTGTTTCTTTACAGATACTCGCATAGACTGCCAAGGTTGTTGCAATATTCATTAAGTTCCCAACGGCATATCCTACGACAGTGTGAGGACGGTGAATACTCCATGTAAAGCCATCTTTTTCAGAAGCTTTGTAAATTTCATCTTCCTGTGCATAATAAAAATTAGGAAGCGGAAGTCTTGGATGCTCTTCACGAACAGGCGTTTCCGGTAATATTCCTTCTTTAACATAGGATTCGAACGGTCCCAGATAATGCTTTAATCCGGTTACTAAAGCTACATGCTGAACCGATTTTTTAGGAGATAGTACATTGAGTAGATTTCGCACAAGCATACTGTTGATCCGAATATTTTCTTCTTCCGTATCATTTCGCATCCAGGTGGTAAAATAAACATGAGTAGGAGAGATGCCTTTCAATGCTTCAGTAAGGCTAAATTCATCCAATAAATCTGCTTTCACAGGAAGAATACCTGCAATATTATCATTGGGATTTCTTGAGAGCCCATAGGTTTTCCAGCCTTGCGCAATAAGTTCTTCTGCTAAATTACTCCCTGTAATTCCGGTAGCACCAACTACCAATGCAGTTTTTTCTGTATTTTCCATAAGTAGTATAAAAATTCTCTTACAAAATTATGGTCATCTACAGACTTATGCGCTTGATCTGGATCATTCATTTAAGTTGATCTGGATCAAGTAGTATTCAGGGAATTCTTTTTACGGATTCTGCTTATGGTTTCAGGAGCTAACCCAAGATAGGAAGCAATGAGATTGTGAGGAATCCGTTTAATCATTTCCGGGTTTTTCTGTGCCAGTTGCAGATATTTTTCTTCAGCAGTATATCCATTGGAAACAATAAGTCTGTAATCTTTGGTGACAAGACTATTTTGATACAGAATCCTGAAATAGCGATCCATTACAGGTATTTCAAGCATCATTCTTTCATAGTTTTCCAAAGTAATCATCAACACTTCAGTATTTTCTACCGCATCAATATTTAAAACAGCTTTTTCCTGATGAATAAAGCTATTAAAATCGGAGATCCACCAGCCTTCAAAAGCGAACATATTGATATGTTCATTGCCTTTTTCATCCGGAAAATAAGACTTTAGTAATCCCTTGCTTACGAATGACAAGCATTTACAGATATCTCCTTCCTGTAACAAATATTGCTTTTTCTTCAATTTTTTGACAGTAAAAAAGGTTTGAATGAGATTTTTCTGTTCATCATTAATCTCAACTTTATTCTGAATATGGGAAATCAGCACATCAAACATCCAATAAATATTTCATCAAAAATACTGTTTTCATGGGTAATTAAAGTCTTATTTCTCAAAATCATAGAAGTTAATTCCGGTTTCTGCATCTTTAATTTTTACAGTCTTGGTATTTAAAGGATAAAAGATAAATTCACCGGCACCATGGATCTGGGCTTCCAAAAGATGTCCTGCTAAAGCTGTATAATCTTCTCTTCCCAAAGTAATATGCAGGTGAAGTACAGGTTTTGATTCTATTACAGAAACATTTCCTGAAATATTGGCAACTTCCATCTGTTCATTAAACGTTTTATCAATATATTTTTTTGTTGTAAAATTAAAAAATCGGAGTGTTGCTTCACTTACAGCACCTATTCCGGTAACTTCTCCTGACTGGATATGCTGATTCTGAACAAAATCATTCAACGTTTCTACAATTTTTGAGTGGTTCTTAAGGCTTACTATATAAATCTGATCAATCTTTATTGCAGACCATTGGTTTCCTTTAAAGTTTTGTCTTTCCATAATGATTTATATTTGATGTGTTAAAAAATGCAGAGATAAAGATTTTTAAATAGCATGCAGCTTTTAACACATGTAAAATTCAAAATTCCCTTCTTCATTACATTTTCTAGTGGTAAAAACAGAATGCAACAATCATGCTTTTCCCTCTGTATCGGGTGTTTTTTTAACATAAAATTACGCTATGACCAGAAAATTAATACTTGTTTTGCTATTTAAAATTGGTAAAAATTACAGAAATTTGCAGCAAATTAAAAATCGATGAAGATTGTAGATCTGGAGCAATGGAACAGAAAGGAGCATTTTGAATTTTTCTCTCAAATGGCAAGCCCATACTTTGGCTTCACTACCGAGGTAGACTGTACAAAAGCTTATGAAAAAGCTAAAGAAAACGGATATTCTTTCTTTGCTTATTACTATCATAAATCAATGATTGCCGTTAATACTATTGATGAATTAAAGCTGAGAATTATTGATGGACAGGTTGTTCAGTTTGATAGGGTTCATGCCGGAAGTACAATTGGCAGACCGGATGGAACTTTCGGTTTTTCGTTTACACCTTTTTCAGAGGACTTTGAAACCTTCAATGCTGCATTGCAAGAAGAAATAAAAGGGGTACACCATTCTACAGGACTTCGGTTAAGTAATAATCGACTGGGAAAAGACCACATTAGGCACACTACAATTCCATGGAATTCATTCAGTGCTATTCTTCATCCAACCAATTTTAACAATGATGAATCAGTACCAAAGATTTCTTTTGGCAGATTCAATATCCGCGACGGCAGGAAATACATGCCTGTTTCTATTGAGGCCCACCACGGACTGGCCGATGGAATACACATTGCAAAATACCTTGCAGAATTTCAGCGACAGCTTGATTTATAAGGTTAGACTGATGGGCATAAGAGTTTATTAGAATAAAGAATAGGACATCTTTAGTAGTAAATCTTCCTCTTCTCTATCTTAACAATCTTATCTTTTTCCATCTGTTTGATGGTACGGATTACTGTTTCTACACGAAGCCCTATCAATGAAGCCAATTGTTGCCTTGTAAGCGGAATCTGGAAAGAATAGGGTGTTTTATCATCGTGGTAACTTTTCAGATAATCTAACAGCAGTTTTAATTTGGAAGCTGGATTTTGGAAGGAAAGATTGTAGAACATAATATATTTATAGTACATTCTTTCTGCTAAACATTGGTAAATATTCAAAGAGATCTCCGGATTACCTTGTATCAGATTAAGAAAGCTGGATTTTGGGAGTCTAAAAACAGATGAATCTTCTATGGCTACAGCATTCATGGGATATGGACGTTCTACAAACAAAAGAGATTCTCCAAAACTATGCCCATCAGAAAATATATTCTGAATAAATTCTTTCCCATCCTCAGTATAATTATTAAGTTTTATTTTGCCATTTTCTATCTGATAATAGTATAAAGGTAAATCTTCTTCACGGAAAATAATTGCTCCGGCCTTATAATTCTTTATTTCTGCTCCGAAGGAAATTAATAAATTTTCAATGATCATATCTGTAACTTTGTTAACATTTTAAAACCTTGAGGTATTGTTTTCACCATTCGTAGAACGCCCATTCATACTCAAAATTTTCAAAGAATAAAGAAACATGTATTTCCATTACTAACCATAAAATGAGATACCATTCATATACCACAAATAGTTATTTTTTGCTCATTTAGTTTAAAATTATTGACTTTAATCATAAAAAGAGAAAGTAATATCCTCTTACATTTACAGCTCTTCTTAAAAAGCAATATAAATAATTAGAAACTGGCTGGTAAAAGCGGTTATAAATATTTTATTGAAAAACAAACGTGGTATGTATGTGGTACTCTGTTTTATTAGAATTTTAATCATTTTTTATTTCTTTGCCCTACACAAAAATGAATGAAAATGAAAAGGTATATTTTTTACCCCACTCATTTAACAAATGTAGGATACTGATTAAAAAAGATTAATTAAAAAGATTTTTGAATACATAAAAATAATTCTATTCCAATAAGAGCGATCAAGCATAAGATTGTAAGAGAAAGATTTTGTACTGGTATACAAAGGATGTATATCAGAAATGAGTAGAGATGAGAACGTAATTATGAAAAATAAAAAAACTGAATCCAACCTGGAGGATCTAAATCAAAAAATTCTTGTACATGATGAAATTATTGCACTAGCCAAGACAAATTCTCCCCGTCTGCTTAACAAATCCAGATTGGTCTATCCAGATTTTTTTGAAAAGTTATCTGCTATACAGCCTGGTCTTAAAAATTCTGAACTGATATTTTGTATTTATCTTAAGCTTAATATGACAACAAAGGAGATAGCAACCTGTATTTTTGTTACCCCGAAAGCAATACAAAACCGGAAAAACCGGCTCAGAAAGAAGCTTAATATTCCGTCTGAGTTTGATATCTATAAATGGTTTAATGAAATTTAAACCATTTTTTTATGCTTTAATAATGGTTTTATCAAGATCGTGATAAAGAAGGATTTTCCAATCATTTTTTCTGGCTTCCTTTTCCCATAAAAGTCTTAGTTCCATTGCTTTTCTGCCATCAAAATCACTTTTATAAGCCAGATGGTATTTCAAATAGGAAGCCTGAGGAAGATCATCTGCTCCATAGAAAACAGTTTCTTCATTTTCTCTGATCCAGAAGACCTGCATAAATGGAGTATGGCCACCTACTACCTCATAAGAAATTTCTTTGGTAATCTGACCTTTATCATCATTCATCCAAATAATATGAGGCAGTTGAATCAATTTTTCCAGGATCTCAAAATCAAAAGAAGGATTTCCTTTATTTTCCATAGCAA from Chryseobacterium indologenes encodes the following:
- a CDS encoding SDR family oxidoreductase, with amino-acid sequence MENTEKTALVVGATGITGSNLAEELIAQGWKTYGLSRNPNDNIAGILPVKADLLDEFSLTEALKGISPTHVYFTTWMRNDTEEENIRINSMLVRNLLNVLSPKKSVQHVALVTGLKHYLGPFESYVKEGILPETPVREEHPRLPLPNFYYAQEDEIYKASEKDGFTWSIHRPHTVVGYAVGNLMNIATTLAVYASICKETGRKFIWPGSEAQWNGISDITDARILAKQLVWASTTEAAKDQAFNITNGDIFRWKWLWKRLADWFGIESEGFHGTIRPLETQLENDHEIWQAIAEKYSLKKNSLARLSSAWHTDLDLGRPLEVMCDMAKSRKLGFTAYKTTEDSFTEVFERLRSENIIP
- a CDS encoding Crp/Fnr family transcriptional regulator; protein product: MFDVLISHIQNKVEINDEQKNLIQTFFTVKKLKKKQYLLQEGDICKCLSFVSKGLLKSYFPDEKGNEHINMFAFEGWWISDFNSFIHQEKAVLNIDAVENTEVLMITLENYERMMLEIPVMDRYFRILYQNSLVTKDYRLIVSNGYTAEEKYLQLAQKNPEMIKRIPHNLIASYLGLAPETISRIRKKNSLNTT
- a CDS encoding PPC domain-containing DNA-binding protein, with translation MERQNFKGNQWSAIKIDQIYIVSLKNHSKIVETLNDFVQNQHIQSGEVTGIGAVSEATLRFFNFTTKKYIDKTFNEQMEVANISGNVSVIESKPVLHLHITLGREDYTALAGHLLEAQIHGAGEFIFYPLNTKTVKIKDAETGINFYDFEK
- a CDS encoding chloramphenicol acetyltransferase, which produces MKIVDLEQWNRKEHFEFFSQMASPYFGFTTEVDCTKAYEKAKENGYSFFAYYYHKSMIAVNTIDELKLRIIDGQVVQFDRVHAGSTIGRPDGTFGFSFTPFSEDFETFNAALQEEIKGVHHSTGLRLSNNRLGKDHIRHTTIPWNSFSAILHPTNFNNDESVPKISFGRFNIRDGRKYMPVSIEAHHGLADGIHIAKYLAEFQRQLDL
- a CDS encoding Crp/Fnr family transcriptional regulator; the encoded protein is MIIENLLISFGAEIKNYKAGAIIFREEDLPLYYYQIENGKIKLNNYTEDGKEFIQNIFSDGHSFGESLLFVERPYPMNAVAIEDSSVFRLPKSSFLNLIQGNPEISLNIYQCLAERMYYKYIMFYNLSFQNPASKLKLLLDYLKSYHDDKTPYSFQIPLTRQQLASLIGLRVETVIRTIKQMEKDKIVKIEKRKIYY
- a CDS encoding helix-turn-helix transcriptional regulator; translated protein: MKNKKTESNLEDLNQKILVHDEIIALAKTNSPRLLNKSRLVYPDFFEKLSAIQPGLKNSELIFCIYLKLNMTTKEIATCIFVTPKAIQNRKNRLRKKLNIPSEFDIYKWFNEI
- a CDS encoding MBL fold metallo-hydrolase, translating into MKIIPLKEGNFSASKIKDFTLLTEENFDTISGIKMSVQPFLIITENDFTLLDAGIGWKNETGKTVISEILERENVKPEQITKLLLSHLHKDHIDGAITSTENGYKATFPNAKIYIQKRELDFAMENKGNPSFDFEILEKLIQLPHIIWMNDDKGQITKEISYEVVGGHTPFMQVFWIRENEETVFYGADDLPQASYLKYHLAYKSDFDGRKAMELRLLWEKEARKNDWKILLYHDLDKTIIKA